The Magnetococcus sp. PR-3 genomic interval TTGTTGATGATTACTTTACCGCTACCAGGCACGATGCGTACGCGGGCGACGGACTCTTTACGTTTACCAGTGGCATTAATGGTCTCTTGAGCCATGATCTCTCTCCCTTAACCCAGTTTCAGTTCTTCAGGCTGTTGTGCGGTATGAGGATGCTCAGATCCTTTATACACATTCAGCTTACGAAACATCTGACGGCCCATGCGGTTCTTCGGAAGCATGCCTTTGATGGCTTTTTCCAGAACGCGCTCAGGATGGTTGCCAGAGAGCTCTTTGTCGGCTGTAATGGACTTCAGGCCACCGGGGAAACGGGTGTGCCAGTAGTAGACTTTATCATTACGCTTATTGCCGGTGAAGCGAACCTTCTCGGCATTGACGATGATGATGTTGTCACCACAATCCATATTAGGGGTGTAAGTTGGCTTATGCTTGCCACGCAGACGCGTTGCAACTTCAGAAGCCAGACGACCGACA includes:
- the rplM gene encoding 50S ribosomal protein L13, with protein sequence MKSFVAKPSDIERKWFVIDATDMVVGRLASEVATRLRGKHKPTYTPNMDCGDNIIIVNAEKVRFTGNKRNDKVYYWHTRFPGGLKSITADKELSGNHPERVLEKAIKGMLPKNRMGRQMFRKLNVYKGSEHPHTAQQPEELKLG